The Miscanthus floridulus cultivar M001 unplaced genomic scaffold, ASM1932011v1 fs_342_1_2, whole genome shotgun sequence DNA window AACCTGGATGTGGTCAGTAACTACTCCATTTACACCACTTCTACCCAATATCGCGCGTGATTTTTGAGTTTTCTCAGAAGCCTGTGCATCCACTCCATCCTGCGATTCAATATTATTACATATACTTCATACTTGTGAATAATCGGTAAGATGTGGACTGAATTAACTTGCAAACTATGTGAGAAGAACTATTTCTTACATGTTAAACAAGTAATAGCAGACTAAGAGGATCAAAATCATACAAGTAATACAACTTGCTGGAAGCATTCCAATGATAAACAGTTGGCCTACCCATTAAACAAGAAACTGCAAGTAGTCATAATTCCAATTCCTCCTACTGTTATAGCATCACAAGTTCTAGCATGGCCCTACTAATAGAGTTTGCTTAGCCATTGCCCAAACAAATCCCAAAGGTTAAAATCATAGACATCAGTATATATATGTCCGTTATGATTTCAAGCACAAGAGACTATCCTTGTCCTCATTTGCATGAACAATTCCAAAAATGTTTAAAAGAAGAGTCATATACGCCAAAATGTGAGGTAAATAAATCCTGCCAGGACGCATTCTACCATCAGGTCACATTCATTGCCATAAGAAATATTTGTTACAACAGTAGACATAATAATGCATACCTTTCTTACCACTGCTGCCGTCATTTTGGCAGACCTAACTTGCTGCTGTGCTTGCTCAACAGCCTTGCTGCCACCAATAAAATTTGGGTGTGATGTGTTTATGTAATCTTCCTGCACAATTAACATTGTTGCTAAGTGAATGAAAGGAAAACAAGAAAGGTCAATGCACGCAAACAATCATACAGATGACTAAATAAACTTATAGTCGATTTGAAAAGGAGGTTACAAAACTAAACTAAATCCCAAAAGTTCCTACACCAATCCCTCTCATTCAAACAGGACATTAGAATAGTTGAAATCACAGATTTGCCCCTATTCTTAAATTAGTCACAAATTTTGATGTGTTCATGATTAGCTCGGTAGGTTTGGAACTTCGGATCAGGGATCGGTAAGCAAGTTCAGATGTCAAACAGCTACCAGGAAAATAATAAGTCAAGAACCACAAAGAAAGAGGGGGTGTACCTCCATCTCAATAATGTGTGCTATCATACTTTCTGCTGGCTTAAGTCCATCCCGCAAAAACTTCCCAATGACTTCATCCATGCTTCTGCGGAGTATAGGAAACTGCTGCAACTCCGTTGCAAGGCAGCGATGGCTCATCTGCACAGCAAAAGAGTGAAGTCATGAGAAATAGCAATAGAAATAGTGTGGCAATAAGTTACATAATGTTGTAGATAAAGTGATCAAACAAGCACAGATTTCAGTTCCCTACAATTTACAGTTGGCATGGCCCATTATTGGGAATTTTCACGGCATCTAGATACATTAAGTTAAGAAATGATGTGTAAGTTCTGTACTCCAAGACAGACTGACAGACTGCTCGAGAAAGGCCAAAAAATAATGGAGAGTATATACCTTCACAAGTTCATCATATATGAACTGTGCACACTGAAGACTTGGATCAAGCAATCTGCTGATCTGCCTACGTACAAGGACTTCAAATGGAACCTTTAAGCGATTGTTAGCAAAGAATTGTCAGCTAAACGTTCCTACAATAATTGCTATGTGCCTCAATAATGCACGCAATAAGAGGCAGGTGCGTCTTACTTCTGGTACAAACAGAGCACTTCTAGGACCAGTTGCATTTTGAATAGCCATGCGGATATCTTCATCTGTAACATCCTCGCAAGGATCAACCTCCTGTGAACACATATATTTTATAGACTCATGATAACACTTAGCATAATGATGAAAACCACTGCGCAGTTACGCACCTCTAAACTTTTGACAAAGATAGACTGGAAAATGTAATGGATCCTCGCTCCACCAGAAAGTTCAATTGTCGATATATCTTCATTTTTTCCTTCCACCATGGAGGAGAAAGCTACAGTATACATAGGTTAtttaattttaaaatataaaGGCACAACACAGGAAATAATAGGCAATTCTAGCTATTATAGGGGCATACATATAGTTTCCTTAGCAAAAGTGCCATGGTTCAGCATTTACCTTCACAGTATTTAGCTAGTATGTTCAAGAGCTTAGCACCTTGACCAGCCTGCAACCATGAAACATATAGATGGACCATcagaaggaaaaaaaagaatAAGAATAATGATGAACCAGACTGGCTTTAACACGCATCAAATAGAAAGAGTCAGGTTCTAGCTTTATTATCCAAAAGAAAGGTAATGCAAGACAGACCTTTGAATCAACAGGATCACCATACACAGCAAGCTCCTTAGCAACAGCAGTCAATTGACTGCTTATGCGTGACTTAAGCCCCGGCAGAACTGTTTTTATATGTTGGACCAGAATCTGAAAACATATAAATGGATTAGTTCAAATCATAACATCTATAACCTGGATTACAATGGACATGTCAGTCACAACCATACCTGGTTTAGCTTCTTTGCTAACTGTGGTATCCCACAGTACTGAGCAAGACCATGATATGCCTAAGGGGAGAAAAGAAATTCCATTATTGTGGAAAAGGAAtatggaaaaaaaataaaagaaacaaaAGTTTAGATCTACATACCGGCTGAGTACGGAAGAATTTTTCTTCACGAGCCAGAGCATCCTTGATACTGAGGTCGGAGTTGATATCCTGCATTATTAAAAATATATAGATTAGGTTAAATAAAAACATTTTGCAAACCAAAGAAATGCACGTGTTTTATTATTAAAGCAGATAATGATTGTTCATCTGATTTAACCAAATATACGGAGTTCTCTGATAGTTTAATAAACCTATCACTAGTTTGCTCTACATCAGCAGCCAAGAGGCAGCAATGCAACAAGCTGTCACCTGAATGTCACAATTATACAAGTTACGAACCACTTGAACAACAAATTTATATGTATACCACAAATGAATTATCTCAACAAGATGGAAACACTATAATTGTTAATGACAAACTTGTGCGAACCAATAACTTTAACCAAGATAGAGAAAAAAGTACCTGCTGGCTGCGGTTAACGACACCAACATAGCCAAGTTTTAAGGGGATCACATTTCCCAGCAGAAAGTTCCGGGCATCAGTGCCCCTGTCCATTATGTCCAACTGGAAGAAACAGAACATCATACAAGACTGCAATGAGTGGCACAGGAGAGATAGAATGGCCAGAATGTAGCTTAGAAATTAAGGCGCAGGAACAAACCTTTGTGATAACACCAATCGTTCGAGAACCTACAAGAATAATAAATCATCGTGATAAGATAACAATTCTGAACTGAAATGTTCTTGTGGACAGGACGTAGATTATGCAGGGCACACATACCATCAGGATCAGCAACCCGAGCCATCTGAAGAGCATCAGAGTTTGCTAAATCTGCATTTGCTGGCGAAACAGCTAAGATGATACATGTCTTGTGCCTGATGTATGACATTATCATAGTCCTTATTCTGGCTTCAATATCAGTTGGCTGGTCACCAACTGGCACCTTAGTGATTCCAGGCAAATCGACCAAAGTAATGTTAAGAACATTTGGAGAAAAAATCTTCAATCGTATCTGCCTATCCGAGACACCTTTGTTACCACCTGCCTCTCGGTCTGTTTCTGCCTGCATAGATGCAGAGAATATTTTAACAATGGTCTGTGGAGCACTAATCACAACTCAAGCCCACACTAACTAAACAAAACATCATAACTGAAGTGAAACAAAATACCAAACACTACAGATAATATTGTTGCTCTATCAAATATTGGGACACTGGGTCCCAACTAGAACTTATGTACACCTTACTTTTCCACTTCAAAATTCTGGTTCACAAATATGCTCTCCACAAATCGTCCTGACAACCACTAATAGCAACCAAATTGGTGTTTTTGAAAGGTAACCAAATTGTATTGGGGATAGCATCGAAACCGCTGTGTTCACAAGAAACTACGCGATAGCCCATATAGAATTTCAACATCCAAGCAACTTGCTAACTCATCTAGCCAACAATAAACCTGCAAGGGCCAACCTGAAGACAACCAAGTAAATTTATGGCATTCTGTAATGTGTAACAGCCACAGCGTCACCACAGGAAGCAGCAACAAAATAATGTCCGCACTAGCACTGAACACCTGAGACGACACCATCTGACCCAGCATTTACCATCGCTGCAATCTCAGAGCCCAACCTCACAATCCAAAAGCATGTCATGAACTGAGATAGTAACAAACTGTGTTGACCCATGAACACATCAGAAACCACCACGAAGAATGATTCCTCGAAACCAACAGGAGTATTCCTAAACAGTCATCTGTAACCCTAGCGAGCAGCCACAGCACAATATTACTACTAACACTAAAGTCCCGACCAATAATAATTATCCATTGAATGTATACGGACAGCCAAACCAACTGTTATTCTGGCCCAATCACCGCACGAGGGAATGAGGCAAAGGGATTGGGACCTGGATCTCGCGTCGAATTTCGCGGAAGTCGTAGAAGCGACGCCCCGAGAGGTGCAGGAACTCGCCCCACTCATCGGCCTCGGCGTCGGCGGGCCGGCGCGGCTGGTGCACGAGCTGGAGCACGAGGGGGCGACGCGTGCAGATGTCGGAGCCCCGCGGGAGGAAGTCGCGGCCGACGAGCGCCTCGAGGACGCTGGACTTGCCGCTGCTCTGGCTCCCGACCACGGCCACCTGCGGCAGGTCGATCGTGGAGCTGCTCCCCAGCTGCGCAAAGATGTCCTGCAGCTTGTTGACGATCGGGATCACCGAGGACCcgaccgccgccgcggccgcggccgccgcggtCGCCGCCGCCGACGGGGCGGACGCCGCGGAGGAGAAGTGGTCTTCGGCCATGGTCCCGGGGGCGGGGGCGCGCGGGCTCCGCCGCTAGGCTGGCCTAGGGTTttgcacgaggaggaggaggggaacgAGAAGCCGGTAAGGGGATCCCCAGATCGAGAGCTCTTCTTTTTTTTCCCCCTCTCCTAATTTTTTTTCCGGTTTTGATTGAGGTGGGGATTTCAAATCGAGAGGCCTCGAGGGGGGTGTTTCCGAACGCGGGGGAAGGAGATGCGCTAGCAAATTACCTTTATAGCCCCCACCTTCTTGGCTTAGGGAACAAGAAGAACGTGCTCCGCTTTGTAGGCACGGAGAGTGGATTCCGGTACAAAGACGCCCTGTCGTGTTTTAGGAGTACTGTTTAACTTGAGCAGGGGTGGCCGTGTTTCTTGGTGAAGAAGAATTATGCAATCTACCGTGCTTTACCAGGAGGAGTACAGAATCAAGATTCTTGAAGGGTAAAACGGGTAAGATAGCACTGGCGCACTGCAGCAGGGCGACATCGTGGACCTCCAGCTGAGAGAAAGGCGACGAGATGGGCCGTCCACTGCCAGAAGAGCCCAGTACGAGGGCGGCGCTTGACTTGGGAGCAGGACCGCGACTCCCGCGGCGCGCACGACTGCACGACGGCACGAGGCGGCACCGGCACCCGCTGCGCGTGGCCCTCCACGGCAGCGCAGCTCAACCCGAAAGGGCCTTGCTGATGTGGACGGCCTGTGGGGCCCTTCTGCATTGAGACAGAGTCATCATTGGGGGAGAACTAGTGGTCAGTGGCACGGGGCGCCCGGATGATCTTGCACCACTTATTTCGATTTTTGTCGCTTTTACCAGCTGTCCTAACGATATCAATTCttgtcacaaaaaaaaaaaaacgatatcaatccttctccttccttctcgAGTGAATGTCCTTCATGGCTCACAATCTGACAATCATCCAATGAAGATCCTATAGAAGTGTTTTCAAATACAGGCCCCGTTCActttgctgaaaaaacaagccgaaacactgttccggttaattttttgcgagagaaaaatactattttaactgAAAAGTATAGATTATAAGATAAACGAACAGGGTCACAGTGCTCAATCCAATTCCGAAACGAATCATAATATGAAGGGTTTTCATGGTCCACCCCTCTGCTATATCCGTACAAGTTAAGTGTTGATGCATGATATAGAGACTCTATATCCCAAAACGAATTGAAACCATGAGATAATCATTGATAAATCTTTAAATCTTTCGTACCATACGAATTAGAGCACCATGTGTCTAGACGAAATACAGACTACGGACTTTAAATCCCAGACGAATTAAAATGTATGACATGGGCCATAAATAAATCTCCAAGCCATGGATAGTCTACATAACCACACAACAAAATGAATGAGTATATTCTTTTTTTTGTTATTaacaataaataaaaataaaaaagtaaCTAGTGCCGCATGTGAAAGTTAAGGATTCACTGCTCTTCAGTTCTGCACGTAAGCAAGCAAAGTAAGCTTCTTGGTCAGTTATATAAAACCTATTAGGAATTGGAAAAGTCAAGCTTCACAAATTCGATCGAGGGTCTGTTTTTCTCTTGCTGCTCGTTGTGTCTTTGGAACCGCCGTTGTAATCCTAGAATTACTTGCGAGTCCTTTGTATCTTTTTAAACTCTACTtgctcttaatgaaaaacgtgcctCAGACCCTCAATGTACGGTCGCAAAAAAAACAAAGTTTTTAGGACAGATGAAGTACATTATATTCTACAAATGATAAATAAACAGAACATAAGAGTGATAAGAAGAATATGGACCAACCAATTTCTCAAACTAAACACCCGGTTTGAAGCACATGTTTGCAGTAGTGGGCCGCGTGGTCCAGTTTAGGGGTGACAACAAAAGTAATCGCCCTCGGCCCTCGCACTTGTCATTCACCCGGCCGAAATCCTGGCCTTAGCACCCCTTCGTGGGCCGGGCCTTAGTTGGCTAGTAGATTTCAGTCAGGTTCAGGAAGGAGCCCGGTTCATCGGCAAAATCCCCCTCCCGACGGTCTTCGTTTTTTCACGAAATCAGAAGTTCAGAACCACTGAACCGAGGCGATGCCAGGTAAAATCGAGGCAAACCAAACCATACTGCCTTTTCACCCGTCGGGATCCGGGAGCAGTCAATCAAGACTTTGTCCCGCTACTTTCCATGTTCAGTGATCCGCGAGGCGGAAAAAAGAGATCGCCATCGCCCTCGAAGGTTAGTATAGTTCACCAACATTTCGGTCAACACACGGCGCCATCTCAGTTTGACAGAATCAAGCAATAATTTATACTCCTATTGACACAACGACACAGGGAAGAAGGAAGTAGCTCGATCGCCCCCGGTATATGCAGACTCCTATTTTGAGATATAGATAACAGGGCTTCGCTCAGCATGGGATGTGCCACGTGAAATCTGTACGACCAAGGAGTTGTTAGCGAACGCCACTGAAAATACTAGTAATGAATCACCAGCGGATCGATATCGACATCATACACACGCATGGTGCCGTGAAGCGTTGAACAAGATTGCATTAGAGGAGGCAATAGTTTAGTCATGGCCACAGAGCGTTTATTAGTACAGGCAACTGAGGTGTCAAACGGCCACAAGGAGATCTAATCTGCACTATTATTACTCTACCATTCCAGAAAATGTGCAGTAGTACACACTACAGCTGCAGCATGCTGAGCACAGGACGTCATACAATCACCCAGTACGAAGTTTCTGATGCACATGGACCAACAGTTCCCAGGCTCAGATTAGATTACTGAATATTAGATTACTGAAGAGCACAGAACGTTTCCATGATTGTCGAGACACGTTTGACTCTCCACATGAGCGTTGGAAATGCACATGTATAGACAGTGAAACATAACAACACATCGATCGATGTCCTGATTCCTAGTACATTTCACCGCGTGTAGTGTAGGTGTAGCACACCAGAACCGGTCTCGTCGTCGTCGGCTAATGTCACCTCCTTTGACAGGATCAACACCCTAGTAGTAAACACCAAACTGTCAAGTTTCTCTTACACTGGATTTTTAAAAGGGGAACGAAAACGAGCTAAAGAGTTAAGTCTAGACCAGGCAGGCAGAGTTCCCCTCTACGACACTCCTCCTCGATCGCCTCGTCTCTGTTCTTGGCTTCTggccctgcaggctgcagcttcAGGCGACCGGCGTTGTTGGCAGCAGCGGTGTTCCGAGATGGGCAGCCAGCAGAACACGCTTCACCAGCTCGTGTCCTTCATCCTCGGGgcgtccgccgccgccgtcctgctCTTCTTCCTGACGACCGCGACGAGCGGAGGCCGGTTCACGGGAATATCGACCTGGGCCAATGGAACCACGGGCTTCGACGATGCTCCCGTCCAGGAGGCTCCTGCTACCTTGGCAAGAGtacctgctgctcctgctcacgCCGACTCAAAGGTTAATTTTTAAACATCATATCCCAGCCGGTTCCAAAATTCCGATCGCCAAGCTGCAGTCTTTGCTCGATTTCAGTTTCCTGACACCGTCTGTTGTTCTTCCTGTCCGGCTCGATCATGGGTGCAgcagggcacggcggcggcggcggagcaggaGGACGAGCTAGAACGGCTGCTGCGCGCGGTGGCGGACGAGGACCGGACCGTGATCATGACGTCGGTGAACGAGGCGTGGGCGGCGCAGGACTCGCTGCTGGACCTGTTCCTGGAGAGCTTCCGCAGCGGCGAGCGGATCGCGCACTTCGTGGACCACCTCCTGGTGGTGgccctcgacggcggcgcgctggaGCACTGCCGCGCCGTGCACCCGCACTGCTACCTCCTCCCCGCGGCCGCCGCGCGCAACCTCTCCGGCGAGAAGGTGTTCATGAGCAAGGACTACATCGACCTGGTCTGGAGCAAGGTCCGGCTGCAGCAGAGGATCCTCGAGCTCGGCTACAACTTCCTCTTCACGGTACGTACGCACGCGCGAAGCAGTTTGACTTGGAATAGTTCCATCCAGGAACAACAGACCAGAGAAAGCGAAACTGAACTGTTAGTAGGCATGTTTTACAAAACCACCCTTCTGATATTACCATTTGTCACGATGCATGCAGGACGTGGACATTCTGTGGTTCCGGAACCCGTTCGAGCGGATGTCGGTGGCGGCGCACATGGTGACCTCGTCGGACTTCTACTTCGGCGACCCGTACAGCCCGATGAACCTGCCCAACACGGGGTTCCTGTACGCCAAGTCGAGCCGGCGCACGGTGGGCGCGTTCGAGGCGTGGCACGGCGCGCGGGAGGCGTTCCCGGGGAAGCACGAGCAGCAGGTGCTGAACGAGATCAAGGTGGAGCTGGTGGCCACGCGCGGCCTGCGCATCCAGTTCCTGGACACGGAACACAACGCCGGCTTCTGCAACAACACCCGCGACTTCAACACGCTCTACACCATGCACGCCAACTGCTGCGTCGGCCTGGGAGCCAAGCTGCACGACCTCGGCAACCTGCTGCAGGAGTGGCGGGCGTACCGGCAGATGGACGAGGAGGACCGCGCACGGGGGCCCGTGCGCTGGAAGGTGCCCGGCATATGCATCCACTGATTGTGATTGCTGTGATAGAGGCCACCCCGCGGTGTGTGTGCGCATAAGTTTATTGTATTTTCTACTTGTACAAATCCTAGGAGTGTAACAACTACACTGTTCACTTGTTCTTTGCGGGATATACGTGTTCAGTAAAAGAGATTATGATCTCTAGGGTGTTTTACTGCTACATCAGCGACTCTATTTTTTTTCTCGTTTGTAGCCATCCTTTAGATGGGGTGGCTAACTAACCACACCTAGAAACAAGTTGCTCAAAACTTTCAAGCAAATATCGTATATACAGCCCACTTATCCCTTCAATCCCCACTATCATCCAAATGCATAATATCTCTTTTACCCCGCATGGTCGCACCTTTCTCTCACACTTATCTCCTCCATCCTGGCTTCACCTAGCCAGTGCTACTTACGTGCGTGAGCCCGGTGTGGGCTTCATGGCACCGCCCCCTCTCCACTGCTCAAGCATTGGCGAAGCTAGGATCTAGATTTAGGGGGGTTAATGTCAATAGGGTGGGTCATTTATCCTTTAATTATATTGTaatttagggtctgtttggttctaTGGACTAAACTAAAATGTGGACTAAAATGCTCACTTTTAGTCCCTAAAATGCCAaacacatggactaaaatttgaaCTAAAGGGTTTAGTCCTCTAGTCCATGAGGGGGTGACTAAACTGGACTAAAGTGTTCTGGAGACAATCCTACCCCTCGTTACTCCCCACCCCACCCATAGCCGGCAGCTATAATATCTTCATCTCAACAGGGGTAATATTGTCTTTATACAACTGCATTAATGGACTTTAGTCCCTGGAACCAAACAGGATCCGGACTAAACTTTAATCCAGAAACTAAACTTTAGTCCGTAGACTAAAGGAACCAAACAGGTCCTAAGAAAAGTACCAAAGTCATGGGGATCGCCCCCCGCTCCAACCCCCTGTCTTCGCCACTGCTCAGACGAGACCTGCCCCGGCGGGGTGCGCATGGCATTGGGCAGGCACGAGAGCAGCGCGGCGTGACAATGCGTGCAGCAACCAGCGCATGTGCCCAGCTCATGGCTCGCGAGCGCAGCTAGGGCGTTTTTTCGTTTTCTAATCAATTTGTAGGGACACTGACCGCGCTATTGGGTAGCTGCCCCTATAAATCCTCATTTCTACAAAAGCATGATTAGAGATGGACGTTGTGTCCACTGCCGAAAAGCAGATTTGGTGTCATAGGAAATTGTTTTGTGTGGTAGTGTTTGTTTCATTAAGAGACTAATAACTGTGTATGTAGTGGGACTTCTACGTATTGTATCTCAACTCTGAGTGTCTATCAACTCTAAATGACACTTGGAACTAGTTTGTTCTTAATTTTCATGCATATAATTCACACCAATACAACAAAAAACAATATAGGTTATAATTCACACCAACACAAGAAAAACCAATATAGGTTTCAAGAGTGTTGACAAAGCTTGTCATCGTGAACCAACTTAAGAATATTATTACAAAATATATATTAGTTACAAATGATCATGTTGACATTAATCTCCAAAACCAAAAGAGGGTCCTATATGCTTTCAAGAGTTCCATATTCGGAGGAGACCATTGGGGTTAGATTCTTGGTTACCGGTAGGAGAAAAAGAGGCCACCAGGGATGGAAGGATGATGACCACCTAAGGTAATGGCACACAACTCTAGTGACCTATAGTGGGCAGGAGGCGAGATGATGAGGGTGTTATCTGATAGGTGGTGGGAGGTGCCGGCAACGGGGAGGCATGGAGCaaagaaaatagaagaaaacatttTTGCAAATTAGAACAAAGGGGCAAATTAACATTTATGGAGAGGAAACAACTCTCGGATAGTGGTTTCTTTCATTTTAGGATCATGCATCAACTAGCAACGTGACAATGCCCATGCATTGCACACGTAGTGTAATTCGGTTATGAGCATCTCCTCCATCAGATTGAGTAAACCAATCCTCTTTCTCTATAACGAATAATAAAGGGGaccgaaacaaaaaaaaaatgctcCAACAAATTTTCTTTCCAAAccccttgaaaggatcaagatgtccaagagggggtgaattaggctaattctaaattttcttgcaataaataaatcctacggttagcccaattaaccccttgtgcctagaaaagtgtttctattaatctaacgcacaacggacttgcaacctatgttccaaacttactctagcatgacaattctatgaatgtaaaaacaagtattgaattgctcaaagtaaatgctcaaagtaaatagagagagaggaacgcagcgatgttttgccgaggtatcggagagtcgccactccccactaatcctcgttggagcattcgcgcaagggtgtagctcccccttgatccgcgcaaggatcaagtgctctctacgggttgattcttcgacactccgtcgtggtgaatcacccaaaatcgctcacaacttgagttgggtcacccacaagctccgccgggtgatcaccaagctcccaatcaccaccaagccgtctaggtgatggcgatcaccaagagtaacaagcacgaactctcacttgactacgcgaagcctaatgagaacggtggatgcacactttgctactcttgattcactaatgaggctactctcttggattctcaaatctcaatcacctcactaggaccttgctcttcttggcacttacaaacgtgtttctcagctgttggaatgagcaaaagtgactccacacacaagtggagcttctatttataaggcagcctgaaaaacaaaccgttatgtgcttctgcggggtgaccggacgctccggtcatgttgactggacgctccggtcagttcaacccgcacaccagtgattaagtgttgaccggacgctggcagggtccgatcacctctgaccgaacgtgtccggtcgcattaaaccctcactggaaccttactgtactcgaccggacgctgaactccCAGGGTCCgattagtactgaccggacgtgtccggtcgcagattctctcttctg harbors:
- the LOC136531414 gene encoding dynamin-related protein 3A-like, which encodes MAEDHFSSAASAPSAAATAAAAAAAAVGSSVIPIVNKLQDIFAQLGSSSTIDLPQVAVVGSQSSGKSSVLEALVGRDFLPRGSDICTRRPLVLQLVHQPRRPADAEADEWGEFLHLSGRRFYDFREIRREIQAETDREAGGNKGVSDRQIRLKIFSPNVLNITLVDLPGITKVPVGDQPTDIEARIRTMIMSYIRHKTCIILAVSPANADLANSDALQMARVADPDGSRTIGVITKLDIMDRGTDARNFLLGNVIPLKLGYVGVVNRSQQDINSDLSIKDALAREEKFFRTQPAYHGLAQYCGIPQLAKKLNQILVQHIKTVLPGLKSRISSQLTAVAKELAVYGDPVDSKAGQGAKLLNILAKYCEAFSSMVEGKNEDISTIELSGGARIHYIFQSIFVKSLEEVDPCEDVTDEDIRMAIQNATGPRSALFVPEVPFEVLVRRQISRLLDPSLQCAQFIYDELVKMSHRCLATELQQFPILRRSMDEVIGKFLRDGLKPAESMIAHIIEMEEDYINTSHPNFIGGSKAVEQAQQQVRSAKMTAAVVRKDGVDAQASEKTQKSRAILGRSGVNGVVTDHIQ
- the LOC136531415 gene encoding uncharacterized protein At1g28695-like isoform X1; its protein translation is MGSQQNTLHQLVSFILGASAAAVLLFFLTTATSGGRFTGISTWANGTTGFDDAPVQEAPATLARVPAAPAHADSKQGTAAAAEQEDELERLLRAVADEDRTVIMTSVNEAWAAQDSLLDLFLESFRSGERIAHFVDHLLVVALDGGALEHCRAVHPHCYLLPAAAARNLSGEKVFMSKDYIDLVWSKVRLQQRILELGYNFLFTDVDILWFRNPFERMSVAAHMVTSSDFYFGDPYSPMNLPNTGFLYAKSSRRTVGAFEAWHGAREAFPGKHEQQVLNEIKVELVATRGLRIQFLDTEHNAGFCNNTRDFNTLYTMHANCCVGLGAKLHDLGNLLQEWRAYRQMDEEDRARGPVRWKVPGICIH
- the LOC136531415 gene encoding uncharacterized protein At1g28695-like isoform X2 is translated as MGSQQNTLHQLVSFILGASAAAVLLFFLTTATSGGRFTGISTWANGTTGFDDAPVQEAPATLARVPAAPAHADSKGTAAAAEQEDELERLLRAVADEDRTVIMTSVNEAWAAQDSLLDLFLESFRSGERIAHFVDHLLVVALDGGALEHCRAVHPHCYLLPAAAARNLSGEKVFMSKDYIDLVWSKVRLQQRILELGYNFLFTDVDILWFRNPFERMSVAAHMVTSSDFYFGDPYSPMNLPNTGFLYAKSSRRTVGAFEAWHGAREAFPGKHEQQVLNEIKVELVATRGLRIQFLDTEHNAGFCNNTRDFNTLYTMHANCCVGLGAKLHDLGNLLQEWRAYRQMDEEDRARGPVRWKVPGICIH